In the Podospora pseudocomata strain CBS 415.72m chromosome 5, whole genome shotgun sequence genome, one interval contains:
- a CDS encoding hypothetical protein (COG:S; EggNog:ENOG503P1B4) has translation MSLEQKVVFTKRVATFQAELTWELSGRGKPESIFRGIGTLDLRKVDQVDQGHDAEDLDKVSPGLLVSHEFFMGDHLYYDIPRGPFRSSHDWLSAVLNIIIVHQTAVLEKTDDEDEKEDAEEILPVAQRLLALVPKVFPAHPDEAETTALLPPRPPSKQHLGE, from the exons ATGTCCTTGGAGCAAAAGGTCGTCTTCACGAAGCGGGTCGCGACATTCCAGGCCGAGTT GACGTGGGAGTTGTCGGGACGTGGGAAACCGGAGTCCATATTCAGGGGCATAGGGACGTTGGATCTGCGGAAAGTCGATCAAGTCGATCAGGGACATGACGCTGAAGATTTGGACAAGGTCTCTCCTGGTCTACTAGTGTCCCACGAGTTCTTTATGGGCGATCATCTTTACTACGACATTCCACGAGGCCCCTTCCGCTCTAGCCATGACTGGTTGAGCGCGGTGTTGAACATCATCATAGTACACCAGACAGCAGTCCTCGAGAAGACggacgatgaagacgagaAAGAAGACGCCGAGGAAATCTTGCCTGTGGCGCAGAGACTGCTCGCTCTTGTTCCCAAGGTCTTTCCCGCACATCCGGACGAAGCAGAGACAACAGCACTTCTACCACCACGACCTCCATCTAAACAACATCTTGGTGAATGA
- a CDS encoding hypothetical protein (COG:S; EggNog:ENOG503NYJZ), with translation MPLWMSTTVPKFLDEPVREEEPQPHMYMDEIPEKCNDENECRNELYFIHRMEWEATQLRKVYNVTLRELWPEWPLEESYVELDFFQAVSQYDGIWVKKAVRWADYLEKGQVMRFKDLWGSGLGL, from the coding sequence ATGCCTCTATGGATGTCGACCACAGTTCCCAAGTTCTTGGACGAGCCAGttcgggaggaggagccgcaGCCGCATATGTACATGGATGAGATACCTGAGAAGTGCAACGATGAGAACGAATGCAGGAATGAGCTCTACTTCATACACAGGATGGAGTGGGAAGCAACGCAACTGCGGAAGGTCTACAACGTCACGCTGAGGGAGCTGTGGCCAGAGTGGCCGCTCGAAGAAAGCTATGTGGAGCTCGATTTCTTCCAGGCAGTCTCTCAATATGACGGGATAtgggtgaagaaggcagTCAGATGGGCCGATTACCTGGAGAAGGGTCAAGTTATGCGATTCAAGGACTTGTGGGGAAGTGGGCTCGGTTTGTAG
- a CDS encoding hypothetical protein (EggNog:ENOG503PDT1) encodes MALLKLPPETLIQIFDHLGSSYFRSDLSRLTVCKQWSEFAHTACFRDLYVTQKTLRRLLSSPYVESSLRLVKNSVETLDLNLKGFEDWDSIPLSGHDPQAVNVWNGALGNAVRATWTTELNNDLLYLAAIIQQSQRLRILRIQATSELHPLLRFLERRDYLFLSTIRAFLSVSNLTSLELDLCGTRLIPHQSQERGEVIHVCTSIAALFTTLRRLRLRMRSICADVLRPPLHCTDLKLNEMLINLSLSNESPVTTSAAHATCCGSSTGGFLQLKADMEKQAQVLVAQMAAPKIVRILTHALPRIEMRAFDVLTGRNVALSEGAQWDDEGEVIEDQVSDDESEISDLSSDDDE; translated from the coding sequence ATGGCACTCCTCAAACTTCCCCCCGAAACCTTGATTCAAATATTCGATCATTTGGGCTCATCCTATTTTCGCTCGGATCTGTCACGCCTCACAGTCTGTAAGCAGTGGAGCGAATTTGCCCATACCGCGTGCTTCCGGGATCTTTACGTTACTCAGAAGACACTACGACGCTTGCTGTCTTCTCCGTATGTGGAATCAAGTCTGCGTCTAGTCAAAAACAGCGTGGAAACCTTGGACCTGAATTTGAAAGGCTTTGAAGACTGGGACTCTATTCCGCTGTCTGGACACGATCCGCAGGCCGTAAATGTCTGGAATGGCGCTCTTGGAAACGCTGTGCGCGCAACCTGGACAACAGAGTTGAATAACGATCTCCTCTACCTCGCCGCCATCATCCAACAATCACAGAGACTGCGAATCTTACGCATCCAAGCCACCAGTGAACTGCATCCGCTACTTCGTTTTCTAGAACGTCGTGACTACCTTTTTTTATCCACAATAcgcgccttcttgtcggtcAGCAACCTAACTAGTCTAGAGCTAGATCTATGCGGTACTCGACTTATACCGCATCAAAGCCAGGAGCGCGGTGAAGTAATCCATGTCTGCACGAGTATCGCCGCGCTTTTTACTACGCTACGACGTTTGCGACTGCGCATGCGCAGTATTTGTGCCGATGTTCTAAGACCCCCACTGCATTGCACCGATCTGAAACTGAACGAGATGCTCATCAACCTCAGTCTGTCCAACGAGTCACCTGTAACCACCTCGGCAGCGCACGCCACATGTTGCGGTTCCTCTACAGGGGGGTTCCTTCAACTGAAAGCGGATATGGAGAAGCAAGCGCAAGTTCTTGTGGCACAGATGGCTGCCCCAAAAATAGTGAGGATATTGACGCATGCGCTTCCACGTATTGAAATGCGAGCGTTCGATGTCTTGACTGGCAGAAATGTCGCATTGAGTGAGGGTGCGCAGTGGGATGACGAGGGCGAGGTTATCGAGGACCAAGTATCGGACGACGAATCCGAGATTTCGGACCTTTCCTCAGACGACGATGAAtag
- the MFS2_1 gene encoding MFS siderochrome iron transporter 1 (COG:U; EggNog:ENOG503NW0J) encodes MYSHPDAFHLIRLKGRVALLPGPFFWFLPSHPFSPILLFLPQADNMRDALSRLRPHSNVPVVEPEVDEKAASDKEANVVNTEGVKESVADDSDAISLDAQRGVQDIEALTKVWTKQDIILAYVTIWIIYFVDAMQQNMTNSLLPYVTSAFSAHSLTPTVSIFAYLISGLSKLPLAKILDIWGRPQGFILMVICLTIGLVLMAACQNVETYAAAQVFYWVGYNGVTYSISIFVADTSSLKNRSLMFAFASSPYIITVWVGGPLADAFLYGPGWRWAFGAFAIITPVMCVPLLALFYKNYKKAKALGVMPERNSGRTWLESLKYYAIEFDVFGLLLIIAGLALFLLPFNIYFYQADGWASATCIAMLVVGFVLCVAFAVYEKWWAPKTFIPYELLTDRTVLGACILAGNLFISFYIWNSFFGSFLQVVSGLDITRASYIQNIYSIGSCFWSLVVGVLIRWTGRFKWLALYFGVPVTILGVALMVVFRQPDSNIGYIAMCQIFIAVSGGTLVICEQMAAMAATTHQYIAVVLAIEAMFANVGGAIGGTVATSIWGTVFPRSLNKFLPEAEKANVSLIFSDLKTQLDYPWGSETRIAIQDSYGDAMRYMIIASAVIQVISIVSVAVWRDIKVKDFKQVKGNVI; translated from the exons ATGTATTCCCACCCTGATGCATTCCATCTGATTAGATTAAAAGGTCGCGTTGCGCTGCTTCCCGGGCCATTTTTTTGGTTCCTACCCTCTCATCCCTTTTCGCCGAtcctcctgttcctcccCCAAGCCGACAACATGAGGGATGCTCTTTCTCGGCTTCGGCCGCACAGCAATGTTCCTGTCGTGGAACCAGAAGTGGACGAGAAGGCCGCCAGCGACAAGGAGGCCAATGTCGTCAATACCGAGGGTGTCAAGGAATCTGTCGCTGACGACTCAGATGCCATCTCGCTCGATGCTCAGCGTGGTGTGCAGGATATCGAGGCCCTGACCAAGGTGTGGACGAAACAGGACATTATTTTGGCATATGTCAC TATCTGGATCATCTACTTCGTCGATGCGATGCAGCAGAACATGACCAACAGTCTGCTGCCCTACGTCACGAGTGCCTTCTCTGCCCATTCGCTCACCCCTACCGTCTCGATCTTTGCGTACCTGATCTCCGGCCTGTCCAAGTTGCCCCTTGCCAAGATTCTCGATATCTGGGGTCGTCCGCAGGGTTTCATCCTCATGGTGATTTGCCTGACAATCGGTCTCGTCTTGATGGCTGCATGCCAAAACGTCGAAACATATGCGGCCGCTCAAGTCTTCTACTGGGTTGGCTACAATGGCGTCACCTACTCGATCTCCATCTTCGTTGCCGACACCTCGTCCCTCAAGAACAGATCTCTGATGTTCGCCTTTGCCTCTTCCCCCTACATCATCACCGTCTGGGTTGGTGGGCCCCTTGCGGACGCTTTCCTTTATGGCCCTGGTTGGCGATGGGCTTTTGGCGCTtttgccatcatcactccTGTCATGTGTGTTCCCTTGTTGGCCCTCTTCTACAAGAACtacaagaaggccaaggcccTTGGAGTCATGCCGGAGAGAAACTCTGGGCGCACTTGGCTCGAGAGCCTCAAGTATTACGCCATCGAGTTCGACGTCTTTGGACTCTTGCTCATCATTGCCGGGTTGGCACTGTTCCTTTTGCCCTTCAACATTTACTTCTACCAGGCCGACGGATGGGCCTCGGCCACCTGCATTGCCATGCTCGTCGTGGGCTTTGTTCTTTGCGTCGCCTTTGCAGTGTATGAGAAGTGGTGGGCGCCCAAGACCTTCATCCCTTATGAACTCCTCACCGATCGGACTGTTCTTGGTGCCTGTATTCTTGCCGGCAACCTGTTCATCTCCTTCTATATCTGGAACAGCTTCTTCGGCTCCTTCCTTCAGGTGGTCAGTGGCTTGGACATCACCAGGGCCAGTTACATCCAGAACATCTACAGCATTGGGTCCTGCTTCTGGTCACTCGTTGTCGGTGTGCTGATCCGCTGGACCGGCCGGTTCAAGTGGTTGGCCTTGTACTTTGGCGTTCCCGTAACCATTCTCGGCGTGGCCCTCATGGTTGTGTTCCGCCAGCCAGATTCCAACATTGGATACATCGCCATGTGCCAGATCTTCATTGCAGTTTCCGGCGGCACGTTGGTTATTTGCGAGCAGATGGCTGCCATGgctgccaccacccatcagTACATCGCTGTTGTCCTGGCCATCGAGGCCATGTTCGCCAACGTTGGTGGCGCCATTGGCGGCACCGTCGCCACCTCTATCTGGGGCACTGTCTTTCCTAGGAGCTTGAACAAGTTCCTgcccgaggccgagaaggctAACGTGTCGCTCATCTTCTCCGACCTCAAGACCCAGCTCGACTACCCGTGGGGCAGCGAGACGAGAATTGCCATTCAAGATTCGTATGGCGATGCTATGAGGTATATGATTATTGCGTCGGCCGTCATTCAGGTCATTTCGATTGTTTCGGTGGCTGTTTGGAGGGATATCAAGGTGAAGGATTTCAAGCAGGTGAAGGGCAATGTCATCTAA
- a CDS encoding hypothetical protein (EggNog:ENOG503P1P8; COG:S), producing the protein MAGVVAAAIAAEQVIMTGVEAAAAVAIAAPTAPLKVSLAQLDKPEGDDGNIARSNHSLTVIDDKAYLFGGIDASGHLCSPTVHAISLPQEKSQADPLTSKSTSLADYPAFPTKDISTGELNVPSARKNHAACARGNRYVLIHGGEDASGNPIDEGNVIWEWDSETLAWTKLRGATQLYKNMAPRSGHSLFIDDKQGFLISVGGSNDGTKREVWFYDLNQAVWTTLPDLPSSVELLDARAYAGNTLYVLAKSPSDPNTVELLSLYLHNNATDREKPLPWETHSFTAPSPRPQPRVGGALVPITTGYGREYLVYMFGLPVDESPAFQGDIWTLQLPSRGVTGAKVKDYVREKLPKMSSGELTWAEVELVAMEQMESQGKVHPGPRGRFGFGACSGGRGVVIWGGENAKGEREGDGWILRGAGGYEDYDRRE; encoded by the coding sequence ATGGCCGGCGTCGTAGCAGCAGCCATCGCGGCCGAGCAAGTCATCATGACAGGCGTCgaagccgcagcagcagtcgcCATCGCAGCTCCTACCGCCCCCCTCAAAGTATCCCTCGCCCAGCTTGACAAGCCCGAAGGCGATGACGGCAACATAGCTCGCTCCAATCATTCTCTTACAGTCATCGACGACAAAGCCTACCTCTTCGGTGGCATCGATGCCTCCGGCCACCTCTGCTCTCCCACAGTGCACGCCATCTCCCTTCCCCAAGAAAAATCCCAAGCCGACCCCTTGACTTCCAAATCCACCTCCCTAGCAGACTATCCCGCTTTCCCAACAAAGGACATCTCCACAGGGGAACTCAACGTCCCCTCCGCACGCAAAAACCACGCCGCCTGCGCCAGGGGCAACCGCTACGTCTTGATCCACGGAGGTGAAGATGCCTCTGGAAATCCCATTGACGAAGGGAACGTCATCTGGGAGTGGGATTCGGAGACCCTGGCATGGACAAAACTCCGGGGTGCAACTCAGCTATACAAGAACATGGCTCCTCGCTCTGGTCACTCCCTGTTCATCGACGACAAGCAAGGTTTTCTCATCTCCGTCGGCGGTAGCAACGACGGAACGAAACGCGAGGTTTGGTTTTACGACCTGAACCAGGCAGTCTGGACGACACTGCCTGACCTTCCTTCTTCGGTCGAGCTGCTAGACGCGAGAGCCTACGCAGGGAACACGCTTTACGTCCTGGCTAAATCCCCCTCTGACCCCAACACAGTGGAGTTGCTGTCATTGTATCTCCACAACAACGCCACAGACAGGGAAAAACCCCTCCCCTGGGAAACGCATTCATTcaccgctccctctccccgccCACAGCCACGGGTTGGTGGTGCGCTGGTTCCGATAACGACCGGTTATGGGAGGGAGTATCTTGTCTATATGTTCGGCCTTCCTGTCGATGAGTCACCGGCTTTCCAAGGGGATATCTGGACGTTGCAGCTCCCATCAAGGGGGGTCACGGGGGCAAAGGTGAAGGATTATGTGAGGGAGAAGCTTCCAAAGATGAGCAGTGGGGAACTGACGTGGGCGGAGGTAGAGTTGGTGGCTATGGAGCAGATGGAGAGTCAGGGGAAGGTGCACCCAGGAccgagggggaggtttgggtttggggcgtgttcgggggggaggggggtggtgatttgGGGTGGGGAGAATGCtaagggggagagggagggggacgggtggattttgaggggggcgggggggtaTGAGGATTATGATCGGAGGGAGTAA
- a CDS encoding hypothetical protein (COG:S; EggNog:ENOG503P4NS) codes for MPVKRRGRGHLMTASPPTRSKTTDHHEPSATTCLDVPRHLSHVGSLDILLLPENLSDADEASVATCELEITEARSISSSDDETQHVKTANIFLEGTVTGNSLTHTPDIELQVNLTGSENDNGCESIEACSPVQVCEEDIELQDFTGPHSGTGSTDHLTAPPDLPAPAISPLDAQHQSPSASSPDGQSQPERSLPNYKPIALTWPFQVFLLAIVIGMFAFLEYQIHDLPPLRYKALQMGQQEIADSRDALLTTSTVVFSSLNTLSIEAKPLPRSPLVAPTPATLVRLEPTVDARDSPEPTPKLRIMVPRPHKTLYPSPQPPVTAFCGWGRPYWNMSEYQYYNLWDTVVLSQWYVALEELIPVFTTTDPSWCPCTVSAGYEGNWPWGWPDWPMWDTHDEGCKSVMNAICSFNYYKVHTWSPKGPSGYQFRTDLALVSSRKERGMYGIPLSHRALDPMTTPPSSHSAFWGYPLTDSDSNIMFPLEVRTARLEQQDVFGNKVGGDEIASFPVNYRWMANTLLSTEISHGVTPCSTDMMEVWWYQDPLGTCTGSPSSYATVWWTLPFGKPVTSDISETQSHTAIPVYSSLGIDTSNNIQTHSNEPKPSGAITEQEEPSKITLNVMTTTETVTPSPGPTSGRGPDAKPISRTENTENTENKSTQSASSETEIQGPVTISSTKGEVTSTGSVTPARFDSTPLAPHSETTASVSSGYSLSIPQLFFTASSLQGEQGHSSGTNLSPLVFVSNAASEPDNSLSKLPMTILTKYGDILHHDEVSATIVRASSVTFDSALETTPMVSAETSISQIPKQDSRTAFDLDIVSVSSAISAKDPTAHPLSHLLLIQEEHTTKKEINNTNEPITLNTTSQEASTLTSDASSTSTDTSQPPPIPPNPPIGPIPPEVRGNFFNLRSETDYLMASLIPVLLATLLGIPVQIAVSSLNSMLPFRALGHEAGTLPEDSLHLPSNSWLAPWIACRFLHRFKDPLPFLNVLLGLLSTILIPLSAETIRLEFTSINCKVFSRVCAFGLRKAGIPMRAVEGVLVAIAVLVIAIGVLLSRWKSRVATEPWSIASMAGLLSDAEVRGLVRSLPGCTEGGYLRDDQIASVLTGRRYRLGFLGDDDSEYGIVVYPAIEDDSPIQPTAKEPPTRTPVSSTPKKRFWHMKPTTKEFLARATTLLFVIGLLILILYYENTILDTPFERFMDSQSFGVRILFTSFGTIVSGCWDYFFSQVSHSCIHHRLSTAPQLARTSILLSPPSNIFTGLWQFARSRDVLFFNIAFAALLAKFTPILFSSIPFRNTVTWKMHEACTWLAVAVLSYMVIVLVVMVYLRWKQPRCYLPVKTDTMVGCMYYLAESEMLSDFEGMGVLGRKERDRLVSEMGRLYDLGAVKRAGEVVRGEGGRLVVDYFVANSGVERKGAS; via the exons ATGCCGGTGAAACGGCGCGGAAGAGGGCATCTCATGACGGCCAGCCCGCCtaccag ATCAAAGACCACGGATCACCATGAACCATCTGCAACAACTTGCCTGGATGTCCCACGTCATCTTTCCCACGTGGGAAGTCTAGACATACTCCTTCTACCGGAGAACCTTTCGGATGCCGACGAGGCTTCGGTTGCAACATGTGAATTGGAGATCACTGAGGCTCGATCGATATCAAGTAGTGATGACGAGACCCAACACGTCAAGACAGCTAACATTTTCCTCGAGGGGACAGTGACCGGGAACAGCCTCACGCATACCCCAGATATAGAACTGCAAGTCAATCTTACAGGGTCGGAGAACGATAACGGCTGTGAGAGCATTGAGGCCTGTTCTCCAGTGCAAGTGTGTGAAGAAGATATTGAGCTACAGGATTTCACAGGGCCACATAGCGGAACCGGGAGCACAGATCACCTTACTGCACCCCCAGATCTACCAGCGCCTGCAATCTCTCCCCTTGATGCGCAGCATCAGAGCCCTTCTGCCTCTAGTCCTGATGGCCAGTCACAACCCGAGAGATCTCTCCCCAACTACAAGCCAATCGCTTTGACATGGCCATTCCAGGTCTTCCTCCTGGCCATTGTTATTGGCATGTTTGCGTTTCTGGAATATCAAATCCACGACCTACCACCCCTCCGCTACAAGGCTCTTCAAATGGGTCAGCAAGAAATTGCTGACTCAAGAGATGCCCTGCTCACCACAAGCACGGTTGTCTTCTCCTCACTCAATACACTGTCTATCGAAGCCAAACCACTTCCTCGAAGCCCACTGGTGGCACCTACTCCCGCCACTCTAGTCAGACTGGAGCCAACTGTCGACGCCCGTGACAGTCCTGAGCCAACCCCGAAACTAAGGATAATGGTCCCGAGACCTCACAAGACCCTTTATCCTTCCCCTCAGCCGCCCGTGACTGCGTTCTGTGGCTGGGGTCGTCCGTATTGGAACATGTCCGAGTATCAATACTACAACCTTTGGGACACCGTCGTTCTCTCCCAGTGGTATGTAGCCCTGGAAGAATTGATCCCAGTGTTCACCACCACGGACCCTTCTTGGTGTCCATGCACGGTGAGTGCTGGGTACGAAGGAAACTGGCCCTGGGGCTGGCCCGACTGGCCAATGTGGGACACCCACGACGAAGGCTGCAAGTCGGTGATGAATGCTATTTGCTCGTTCAACTATTACAAAGTCCACACTTGGAGTCCAAAAGGGCCGTCAGGGTATCAATTTCGGACCGATCTGGCCCTGGTCTCCAGCAGAAAGGAGAGAGGCATGTATGGAATTCCCCTTTCGCACCGCGCCTTGGATCCTATGACAACTCCGCCGTCATCACATAGCGCCTTCTGGGGGTATCCCCTCACCGATTCGGACAGCAACATCATGTTTCCGCTAGAAGTACGGACAGCAAGGCTCGAGCAGCAGGACGTATTCGGCAATaaggtgggaggggatgagatTGCGTCTTTTCCAGTGAACTACCGCTGGATGGCCAACACGCTGCTAAGCACTGAAATTTCACATGGGGTCACCCCATGCAGCACGGATATGATGGAGGTTTGGTGGTATCAGGATCCTCTGGGGACTTGTACGGGGTCACCGTCAAGTTACGCGACTGTCTGGTGGACCCTCCCGTTTGGCAAGCCAGTCACCTCCGACATATCAGAGACGCAATCGCACACTGCCATCCCGGTCTATTCCAGCCTGGGTATAGACACCTCAAACAATATACAAACCCACAGCAACGAGCCCAAGCCCTCTGGAGCCATCACAGAGCAGGAAGAGCCCTCGAAAATAACCCTCAACGTCATGACCACTACTGAGACTGTGACACCATCTCCAGGGCCCACGAGCGGTCGTGGTCCTGATGCAAAGCCGATATCGAGGACAGAAAACACCGAAAACACCGAAAACAAATCAACGCAGTCCGCGTCATCAGAAACGGAGATTCAGGGGCCAGTCACTATCTCTTCAACAAAGGGTGAAGTCACATCTACCGGTAGTGTAACTCCAGCGCGATTCGATTCAACGCCACTTGCTCCTCACTCTGAGACAACTGCCTCGGTCAGTAGCGGTTACTCCTTATCCATTCCCCAATTATTCTTCACCGCCAGCAGTCTACAAGGCGAACAGGGCCATTCTAGTGGAACGAACTTGTCTCCTCTGGTCTTTGTAAGCAACGCCGCGTCTGAACCAGATAACTCCCTATCCAAGTTGCCAATGACCATTCTCACAAAGTACGGAGATATTCTCCATCATGACGAAGTTAGCGCCACGATTGTTCGAGCCAGCAGCGTTACCTTTGACTCTGCTCTGGAGACCACACCTATGGTCTCAGCTGAAACTAGCATTTCTCAGATTCCAAAACAAGATTCCAGGACAGCGTTTGACCTCGACATTGTCTCGGTTTCGTCCGCGATCTCAGCCAAAGATCCTACCGCACACCCCTTAAGTCATTTACTATTGATCCAGGAAGAGCATACCACTAAGAAGgagatcaacaacaccaatgaACCTATCACACTAAACACCACCTCGCAAGAAGCCTCAACGCTCACCTCTGATGCCTCTTCAACCAGCACCGACacctctcaaccacctcccattccaccaaacccacctaTAGGCCCAATTCCCCCAGAAGTCCGAGGaaacttcttcaacctccgcTCAGAAACCGACTACCTCATGGCCTCCCTCATTCCAGTCCTTCTGGCAACACTCCTGGGCATCCCCGTCCAGATCGCAGTCAGTTCCCTCAATTCAATGCTTCCCTTCAGGGCACTAGGTCATGAAGCCGGAACACTGCCAGAAGACTCCCTCCATTTGCCCTCCAATAGCTGGCTAGCACCATGGATAGCATGCAGATTCCTGCACCGATTCAAAGATCCCCTCCCATTTCTCAACGTGCTCCTTGGACTCCTATCCACCATTCTTATCCCTCTATCGGCCGAGACAATCCGTCTGGAATTCACCTCGATCAACTGCAAGGTCTTCAGTCGGGTATGTGCCTTTGGGTTGAGAAAGGCTGGAATTCCCATGCGAGCCGTGGAGGGTGTGTTGGTGGCTATTGCTGTGCTTGTTATCGCGATCGGGGTTCTGCTCTCACGGTGGAAGAGTCGGGTTGCTACAGAGCCGTGGAGTATTGCTTCCATGGCTGGACTATTGTCCGATGCTGaagtgagggggttggtgcggTCGTTGCCCGGGTGTACTGAAGGGGGATATCTAAGGGATGATCAGATTGCCAGTGTTTTGACAGGGAGGCGGTACCGTTTGGGGTTCCtgggagatgatgattcAGAATATGGGATTGTAGTCTATCCGGCGATAGAGGACGACTCACCGATACAACCCACGGCAAAAGAACCCCCAACCCGCACACCTGTCTCTTCCACACCAAAGAAGAGATTCTGGCACATGAAACCAACCACAAAAGAGTTTCTCGCCCGGGCAACGACTCTACTCTTCGTCATCGGCCTCCTGATCCTCATCCTCTATTACgaaaacaccatcctcgacacACCCTTCGAACGGTTCATGGACAGCCAATCCTTCGGTGTCCGGATTCTGttcacctccttcggcacCATTGTCAGCGGATGCTGGGATTACTTCTTCTCTC AAGTATCCCACTCCtgcatccaccaccgcctctccaccgccccccaacTAGCCCGGACCTCCATCCTCCTGTCCCCTCCTTCCAACATCTTCACTGGTCTCTGGCAGTTCGCCCGCTCAAGAGAtgtcctcttcttcaacatcgcCTTTGCCGCCCTGCTGGCAAAGTTCACACCGATTTTGTTCTCCAGCATCCCGTTTCGGAATACCGTTACCTGGAAGATGCATGAGGCGTGTACGTGGTTGGCTGTTGCAGTACTAAGCTATATGGTGAttgtgcttgtggtgatggtgtaTCTTCGGTGGAAGCAGCCGCGGTGTTATTTGCCGGTGAAGACCGATACGATGGTCGGGTGTATGTACTACCTCGCCGAGTCTGAGATGTTGAGTGATTTTGAGGGGATGGGAgtgttggggaggaaggagagggatcGGTTGGTGAgtgagatggggaggttgtaTGATTTGGGAGCAGTTAAGAGGGCGGGCGAGGTGGTaagaggtgagggtgggaggCTGGTTGTTGACTACTTTGTCGCTAATTCTGGGGTTGAACGAAAGGGAGCGAGTTAG
- a CDS encoding hypothetical protein (EggNog:ENOG503P79N), with product MSKQYIIGDTSPFLKRVLIPFWIIRILIMLIQIGISALLLAGLGVYKDDARRIIDEYNTHLTYEAIIATSVITMVIILVCLIFDLVSIIKRARRTLGPKFFFFTNIFQTLFYVVGFIISMIGARPSALYAVINVIILLSFLGLLVYASIIFHQYRKGSLGDGSGGNRGTYVPASNPAAVPFNQTAGVDTAYAPQTTGYGQDYPQEYQKPAFYDQQAANQAGYAGQGYEPYSGQPQQVIQPPQQGYEMQGRQAV from the exons ATGAGCAAACAATACATCATCGGCGACACGTCGCCATTCCTCAAGCGGGTGCTCATCCCCTTCTGGATCATCCGCATCTTGATCATGCTTATCCAGATTGGtatctccgccctcctccttgccggcTTGGGGGTGTACAAGGACGACGCAAGGCGGATTATTGACGAGTacaacacccacctcacATACGAAGCCATCATTGCCACCTCCGTCATCACCAtggtcatcatcctcgttTGTCTGATCTTCGATCtcgtcagcatcatcaagcgCGCCAGACGCACCTTGGGCCCCAagtttttcttcttcaccaacatctTCCAGACGCTGTTCTACGTCGTCGGCTTCATTATTTCCATGATTGGCGCCAGGCCAAGCGCTCTGTACGCCGTTATCAACGTTATTATCCT gctctccttcctcggtcTCCTTGTCTATgcttccatcatcttccaccaATACCGCAAGGGCTCTCTCGGTGACGGCTCCGGTGGCAACCGCGGCACCTACGTGCCCGCCAGCAACCCCGCTGCTGTTCCCTTCAACCAGACCGCTGGTGTTGACACGGCTTATGCCCCTCAAACTACTGGATACGGCCAAGACTATCCCCAAGAATACCAGAAGCCCGCCTTTTACGACCAGCAAGCGGCGAACCAGGCTGGGTATGCCGGTCAGGGTTACGAGCCCTACTCTGGACAGCCGCAGCAGGTCATCCAGCCCCCTCAGCAGGGGTATGAGATGCAGGGTCGCCAGGCTGTTTAA